Proteins found in one Pseudomonas marvdashtae genomic segment:
- the cysD gene encoding sulfate adenylyltransferase subunit CysD, whose translation MVDKLTHLKQLEAESIHIIREVAAEFDNPVMLYSIGKDSAVMLHLARKAFFPGKLPFPVMHVDTRWKFQEMYKFRDRMVEELGLDLITHVNPDGVAQGINPFTHGSAKHTDIMKTEGLKQALDKYGFDAAFGGARRDEEKSRAKERVYSFRDSKHRWDPKNQRPELWNVYNGKVNKGESIRVFPLSNWTELDIWQYIYLEGIPIVPLYFAAEREVIEKNGTLIMIDDERILEHLSDEDKARIVKKKVRFRTLGCYPLTGAVESEAESLTDIIQEMLLTRTSERQGRVIDHDGAGSMEDKKRQGYF comes from the coding sequence ATGGTCGACAAACTGACGCATCTGAAACAGCTGGAGGCGGAAAGCATCCACATCATCCGCGAGGTGGCCGCCGAGTTCGATAACCCGGTGATGCTGTACTCCATCGGTAAAGACTCCGCCGTGATGCTGCACCTGGCACGCAAGGCGTTCTTCCCCGGCAAGCTGCCGTTTCCGGTGATGCACGTCGACACCCGCTGGAAATTCCAGGAAATGTACAAGTTCCGCGACCGCATGGTCGAGGAACTGGGCCTGGACCTGATCACTCATGTGAACCCGGACGGCGTGGCGCAGGGCATCAACCCGTTCACCCACGGCAGTGCCAAGCACACCGACATCATGAAGACCGAAGGCCTCAAGCAGGCCTTGGACAAATATGGTTTCGATGCTGCGTTCGGCGGTGCCCGTCGCGATGAAGAGAAATCCCGCGCCAAGGAGCGCGTGTACTCGTTCCGTGACAGCAAGCACCGCTGGGACCCGAAGAACCAGCGCCCGGAACTGTGGAACGTCTACAACGGCAAGGTCAACAAGGGCGAGTCGATCCGCGTCTTCCCGCTGTCGAACTGGACCGAACTGGACATCTGGCAGTACATCTACCTCGAAGGCATCCCGATCGTGCCGCTGTATTTCGCTGCCGAGCGTGAAGTGATCGAGAAGAACGGCACGCTGATCATGATCGACGACGAGCGCATCCTCGAGCACCTGTCCGACGAAGACAAAGCCCGTATCGTCAAGAAGAAAGTGCGTTTCCGTACCCTTGGCTGCTACCCGTTGACGGGCGCGGTGGAGTCCGAGGCCGAAAGCCTGACGGACATCATCCAGGAAATGCTCCTGACGCGAACTTCCGAGCGCCAGGGCCGGGTCATCGATCACGATGGCGCAGGCTCGATGGAAGATAAAAAACGTCAAGGTTATTTCTAA
- the cysN gene encoding sulfate adenylyltransferase subunit CysN yields MSHQSDLISEDILAYLGQHERKELLRFLTCGNVDDGKSTLIGRLLHDSKMIYEDHLEAITRDSKKVGTTGDDIDLALLVDGLQAEREQGITIDVAYRYFSTAKRKFIIADTPGHEQYTRNMATGASTCDLAIILVDARYGVQTQTRRHSFIASLLGIKHIVVAINKMDLKDFDQGVFESIKADYLKFAEGLKLKPTSMHFVPMSALKGDNVVNKSERSPWYTGQSLMEILETVEVAGDRNFTDLRFPVQYVNRPNLNFRGFAGTLASGIVHKGDEVVVLPSGKSSRVKSIVTFEGELEHAGPGQAVTLTMEDEIDISRGDLLVHADNVPPVTDSFEAMLVWMAEEPMLPGKKYDIKRATSYVPGSIASIVNKVDVNTLEEGPASALQLNEIGKVKIALDAPIALDGYESNRTTGAFIVIDRLTNGTVGAGMIVAQPLTHGSSTHHGKLAHVSVEERTQRFGQQPATVLFSGLSGAGKSTLAYAVERKLFDSGRAVFVLDGQNLRHDLNKGLPQDRAGRTENWRRAAHVARQFNEAGLLTLAAFVAPSAEGREQARDLIGRERLLTVYVQASPTVCAQRDPQGLYAAAGDNIPGESFPYDVPLDADLVIDTQALTLEESVKQVLDLLRKRGAI; encoded by the coding sequence ATGTCGCATCAATCTGATTTGATCAGCGAGGACATCCTCGCCTACCTGGGCCAGCACGAGCGTAAAGAGCTGCTGCGCTTTTTGACCTGCGGTAACGTCGACGACGGCAAGAGCACCTTGATCGGGCGCCTGCTGCACGACTCCAAGATGATCTACGAAGATCACCTGGAAGCCATCACCCGCGATTCGAAGAAAGTCGGCACCACCGGTGACGATATCGACCTGGCGTTGCTGGTCGATGGGCTGCAGGCCGAGCGTGAGCAAGGCATCACCATCGATGTCGCCTACCGCTATTTCTCCACCGCCAAGCGCAAATTCATCATCGCCGATACCCCCGGCCATGAGCAGTACACCCGCAACATGGCCACCGGTGCTTCCACCTGTGACCTGGCGATCATCCTGGTGGACGCTCGCTACGGCGTGCAGACCCAGACCCGTCGCCACAGCTTCATCGCCTCGTTGCTGGGCATCAAGCACATCGTCGTGGCCATCAACAAGATGGACCTCAAGGACTTCGACCAGGGTGTGTTCGAGTCGATCAAGGCCGACTACCTGAAGTTCGCCGAAGGCTTGAAGCTCAAGCCCACCAGCATGCACTTCGTGCCGATGTCCGCCCTCAAGGGCGACAACGTGGTGAACAAGTCCGAGCGCTCGCCGTGGTACACCGGCCAATCGCTGATGGAGATCCTCGAGACCGTGGAAGTGGCGGGCGACCGTAACTTCACCGACCTGCGTTTCCCGGTGCAGTACGTCAACCGTCCGAACCTCAACTTCCGCGGTTTCGCCGGCACCCTCGCCAGCGGCATCGTGCACAAGGGCGACGAAGTGGTGGTACTGCCTTCGGGCAAGAGCAGCCGCGTGAAATCCATCGTCACCTTCGAAGGCGAGCTGGAACACGCCGGTCCAGGCCAGGCGGTGACGCTGACCATGGAAGACGAGATCGACATCTCCCGTGGCGACCTGCTGGTGCATGCCGACAACGTGCCGCCGGTCACCGACAGCTTCGAAGCGATGCTGGTGTGGATGGCCGAAGAGCCGATGCTGCCGGGCAAGAAATACGACATCAAGCGTGCCACCAGCTACGTGCCGGGTTCGATTGCGAGCATCGTCAACAAGGTCGATGTGAACACCTTGGAAGAAGGTCCGGCCAGCGCGTTGCAACTCAACGAAATCGGCAAGGTGAAGATCGCCCTGGATGCGCCGATCGCCCTGGACGGTTACGAGAGCAACCGCACCACTGGCGCGTTCATCGTCATCGATCGCCTGACCAACGGCACGGTCGGCGCCGGCATGATCGTCGCCCAGCCGCTGACCCACGGCAGCAGCACGCACCACGGCAAACTGGCCCATGTGTCGGTGGAAGAACGCACCCAGCGCTTCGGCCAGCAGCCGGCCACGGTCTTGTTTAGTGGCTTGTCGGGCGCTGGCAAGAGCACGCTGGCCTATGCGGTCGAGCGCAAGTTGTTCGACTCGGGCCGTGCGGTCTTTGTCCTCGATGGCCAGAACCTGCGCCATGACCTGAACAAGGGCTTGCCGCAGGACCGTGCCGGGCGAACCGAGAACTGGCGCCGTGCGGCGCATGTCGCTCGTCAGTTCAACGAAGCGGGCTTGCTGACCTTGGCTGCGTTCGTTGCGCCGAGTGCCGAAGGGCGTGAGCAGGCCAGGGACCTGATCGGCCGTGAGCGTCTGCTGACGGTCTACGTCCAGGCCTCGCCAACGGTGTGTGCCCAGCGTGATCCGCAAGGGCTGTACGCCGCCGCCGGCGACAACATCCCGGGCGAGTCCTTCCCGTATGACGTGCCGCTGGATGCCGACCTGGTGATCGACACCCAGGCGCTGACATTGGAAGAGAGCGTCAAGCAAGTGTTGGATCTGCTGCGCAAGCGTGGGGCGATCTAA
- a CDS encoding acyltransferase, translated as MLDFLPAPMRGVIASLLLALNTIACCTPLFIVAIFKLLLPFPPAQRVTDWLMSHIHEAWISNNKAWMNLLRRTRWHLSGLEGLDYQHSYLITSNHQSWVDIMVLQYVLNRRIRPLKFFLKQELIWVPVIGLAWWALGFPFMKRYSKAYLEKHPEKKGKDLQTTRKTCAKFRDNPVGIFNFVEGTRFTEGKHAQQQSPFRYLLKPKAGGIAFVLDAMGEQLESIINVTIHYPGGRPGYWDLLCGNVGEVVVHFQALKIPPQFIGKNYDQDGEYRLEFQGWINQLWQDKDALLVQMHREFPGQH; from the coding sequence ATGCTGGACTTCCTGCCTGCCCCTATGCGCGGCGTCATTGCCTCGCTGCTGTTGGCCCTGAACACCATCGCCTGCTGCACACCGTTGTTCATCGTGGCGATTTTCAAGCTGTTGCTGCCCTTCCCCCCCGCCCAGCGCGTCACCGACTGGCTGATGAGCCACATCCATGAAGCCTGGATCAGCAACAACAAGGCCTGGATGAATCTGCTGCGGCGTACCCGATGGCACCTCAGCGGCCTGGAGGGCCTGGACTACCAGCACTCGTACCTGATCACCAGCAACCACCAGAGCTGGGTCGACATCATGGTGTTGCAGTACGTGCTGAACCGCCGCATCCGGCCGTTGAAGTTCTTCCTCAAGCAGGAATTGATCTGGGTGCCGGTGATCGGCCTGGCCTGGTGGGCCCTGGGTTTTCCGTTCATGAAGCGGTACTCCAAGGCTTACCTGGAAAAACACCCGGAAAAGAAAGGCAAGGACCTGCAAACCACCCGCAAGACCTGTGCGAAGTTTCGCGACAATCCGGTGGGCATTTTCAACTTCGTCGAAGGCACGCGTTTTACCGAAGGCAAGCATGCCCAGCAGCAGTCACCGTTTCGCTACCTGCTCAAGCCCAAGGCCGGTGGCATCGCGTTTGTACTCGATGCGATGGGTGAACAGTTGGAGTCGATCATCAACGTGACCATCCATTACCCGGGCGGTCGTCCGGGGTATTGGGATTTGCTCTGCGGCAACGTGGGCGAGGTGGTGGTGCATTTCCAAGCGTTGAAGATCCCGCCGCAGTTCATCGGCAAGAACTACGACCAGGACGGTGAATATCGCCTGGAGTTCCAGGGCTGGATCAATCAGTTGTGGCAGGACAAGGATGCGTTGCTTGTGCAGATGCATCGCGAATTTCCCGGCCAGCACTGA
- the pta gene encoding phosphate acetyltransferase produces MQTFFIAPTDFGVGLTSISLGLVRTLERAGLKVGFFKPIAQPHPGDTGPERSTELVARTHGLKPPQPLGLAHVERMLGDGQLDELLEEIITLYQQAAIGKDVLVVEGMVPTRSASYAARVNLHLAKSLDAEVILVSAPENEVLTELSGRVELQAQLFGGPKDPKVLGVILNKVRTDESMEAFSARLKEHSPLLRSGDFRLLGCIPFRPELNAPRTRDVADLMGAQVLNAGDYESRRMSNIIICARTMRNTVELLKPGVLVVTPGDRDDIILAVSLAAINGVPLAGLLLTSDTLPDPRIMDLCRGALQAGLPVLSVSTGSYDTANLLNGLNKEIPIDDRERAEIITDFVASHLDAKWLHQRCGTPREMRLSPAVFRYQLIQRAQAANKRIVLPEGSEPLTVQAAAICQARGIARCVLLAKPADVEAVARAQGIELPPGLEILDPDSIRERYVEPMVRLRKSKSLNAPMAEQQLEDTVVIGTMMLALDEVDGLVSGVIHSTANTIRPALQLIKTAPGCSLVSSVFFMLFPEEVLVYGDCVMNPHPSAAELAEIALQSADSAAAFGITPRVAMLSYSSGESASGEEVEKVREATLLAHEAQHGLLIDGPLQYDAAANETVARQLAPNSQVAGRATVFIFPDLNTGNTTHKAVQRSADCVSLGPMLQGLRKPVNDLPRGAQVDDIVYTIALTAIQAANRPLDI; encoded by the coding sequence ATGCAAACTTTTTTTATCGCGCCCACCGATTTTGGTGTGGGTCTGACCTCCATCAGCCTCGGGCTGGTGCGTACCCTCGAACGGGCCGGGCTGAAAGTCGGCTTTTTCAAACCCATCGCCCAGCCTCACCCCGGCGATACCGGGCCGGAACGCTCCACCGAACTGGTGGCCCGTACCCACGGCCTCAAGCCGCCACAACCCTTGGGCCTGGCCCATGTGGAGCGCATGCTAGGCGACGGCCAGCTCGATGAACTGCTGGAGGAAATCATCACCCTCTACCAGCAAGCCGCCATCGGCAAGGACGTGCTGGTCGTCGAAGGCATGGTCCCGACCCGCAGCGCCAGCTACGCCGCCCGGGTCAACCTACACTTGGCCAAGAGCCTGGACGCCGAGGTCATCCTCGTGTCAGCCCCGGAAAACGAAGTGCTGACCGAGCTGTCCGGCCGCGTCGAGTTGCAGGCACAATTGTTCGGCGGGCCGAAAGACCCGAAGGTGCTTGGCGTAATCCTTAACAAGGTCCGCACTGACGAAAGCATGGAAGCGTTCTCCGCGCGCCTCAAGGAGCACTCGCCCTTGCTGCGCAGCGGCGACTTCCGTCTGCTCGGTTGCATCCCGTTTCGCCCCGAACTCAACGCCCCGCGCACCCGCGACGTGGCCGACCTGATGGGCGCACAGGTGCTCAACGCCGGTGATTACGAGAGCCGGCGCATGAGCAACATCATTATCTGCGCTCGCACCATGCGCAACACCGTGGAACTGCTCAAGCCAGGCGTCCTGGTCGTCACGCCTGGCGACCGCGACGACATCATCCTCGCCGTGAGCCTCGCGGCGATCAACGGCGTGCCGCTGGCCGGCCTGTTGCTGACCAGCGACACCTTGCCCGACCCACGCATCATGGACCTGTGCCGCGGCGCCTTGCAGGCAGGCTTGCCGGTGCTGTCGGTGAGCACCGGCTCCTATGACACCGCCAACCTGCTCAACGGCCTGAACAAGGAAATCCCCATCGATGACCGCGAACGTGCGGAGATCATCACCGATTTCGTCGCCAGCCACCTGGACGCCAAATGGTTGCACCAGCGCTGCGGCACGCCGCGGGAAATGCGCCTGTCGCCGGCGGTGTTCCGCTATCAGTTGATCCAGCGCGCCCAGGCCGCCAACAAACGCATCGTCCTGCCCGAAGGCAGCGAACCGCTGACCGTCCAGGCCGCCGCCATTTGCCAGGCCCGGGGCATCGCCCGTTGCGTGCTGCTGGCCAAGCCGGCCGACGTCGAGGCGGTGGCCCGCGCCCAAGGCATCGAACTGCCGCCAGGGCTGGAGATTCTCGATCCGGACTCGATCCGCGAGCGCTACGTCGAGCCGATGGTGCGGTTGCGCAAGAGCAAGAGTCTGAACGCGCCGATGGCCGAGCAGCAACTGGAAGACACCGTGGTCATCGGCACCATGATGCTGGCCCTGGATGAAGTGGACGGATTGGTCTCCGGGGTCATCCACTCCACCGCCAACACCATCCGCCCAGCCTTGCAACTGATCAAGACCGCGCCAGGCTGCTCCCTGGTGTCCTCGGTGTTTTTCATGCTGTTTCCCGAAGAAGTGCTGGTCTACGGCGACTGCGTGATGAACCCGCACCCCAGCGCTGCGGAGCTGGCGGAAATCGCCCTGCAAAGCGCCGACTCGGCCGCCGCGTTCGGCATCACGCCACGGGTGGCGATGCTCAGCTATTCCAGCGGCGAGTCGGCCAGTGGCGAAGAAGTGGAAAAAGTCCGCGAAGCCACCCTGCTGGCCCACGAAGCCCAGCACGGCCTGCTGATCGACGGTCCGCTGCAATACGACGCCGCCGCCAACGAAACCGTGGCCCGGCAACTGGCGCCCAACAGCCAGGTGGCCGGCCGGGCGACGGTGTTCATTTTCCCGGACCTCAACACCGGCAACACCACCCACAAGGCTGTGCAGCGCAGCGCCGATTGCGTCAGCCTCGGGCCGATGCTGCAAGGCTTGCGCAAACCGGTGAATGACTTGCCCCGCGGCGCCCAGGTCGACGACATCGTGTACACCATCGCCCTGACCGCGATCCAAGCCGCCAACCGACCTTTGGACATTTAA
- a CDS encoding DUF3565 domain-containing protein, producing METALLAAISMGRDLLHKNEERTSLNKDLPESERNPDKRASSNRPTVTGFHQDEDGHWVAELSCGHTQHLRHQPPWQSRAWVLDPAQRIEKIGQPFDCGWCAQGPVSDNLDD from the coding sequence ATGGAGACAGCCTTATTGGCGGCGATCAGCATGGGGCGAGACCTTTTGCATAAGAATGAAGAACGGACAAGTCTAAACAAGGATTTGCCCGAAAGCGAACGGAACCCGGACAAACGGGCTAGCTCGAACAGACCAACGGTCACAGGTTTTCATCAGGATGAGGACGGGCACTGGGTGGCCGAGCTGTCCTGTGGCCACACGCAGCACCTGCGCCATCAGCCACCCTGGCAATCCCGGGCCTGGGTGCTGGACCCTGCGCAACGTATTGAAAAAATAGGCCAGCCCTTTGATTGCGGCTGGTGCGCCCAAGGCCCGGTTAGCGATAACCTTGACGACTGA
- a CDS encoding FKBP-type peptidyl-prolyl cis-trans isomerase — protein sequence MLIAANKAVSIDYTLTNDAGEVIDSSAGGAPLVYLHGAGNIIQGLEKALEGKTTGDELNVSVEPEDAYGEYSAELVSTLSRSMFEGVDELEVGMQFHASAPDGQMQIVTIRDLEGDDVTVDGNHPLAGQRLNFQVKIVDIRDASQEEIAHGHVHGEGGHHH from the coding sequence ATGCTGATCGCCGCCAATAAGGCTGTCTCCATCGACTATACCCTGACCAACGACGCTGGTGAGGTCATCGACAGCTCTGCCGGCGGCGCTCCGCTGGTCTACCTGCATGGCGCAGGCAACATCATCCAGGGCTTGGAAAAAGCCCTGGAAGGCAAAACCACCGGTGACGAATTGAACGTCTCCGTCGAGCCGGAAGACGCCTATGGCGAATATTCCGCCGAACTGGTCAGCACCCTCAGCCGCAGCATGTTCGAAGGCGTGGATGAGCTGGAAGTGGGCATGCAGTTCCACGCATCGGCGCCGGACGGCCAGATGCAGATCGTGACCATCCGCGACCTGGAAGGCGACGACGTCACCGTTGACGGCAACCACCCATTGGCCGGCCAGCGCTTGAACTTCCAAGTCAAGATCGTCGACATCCGTGACGCCAGCCAGGAAGAAATCGCCCATGGCCACGTCCATGGCGAAGGCGGCCATCACCACTGA
- a CDS encoding glutathione peroxidase, which translates to MSAFHDLKLTALDGQELPLAPFKGQVVLVVNVASKCGLTPQYAALENLYQQYKDKGFSVLGLPCNQFAGQEPGTEQEIQDFCSLNYGVTFPLSSKLEVNGHDRHQLYRLLAGEGAEFPGDITWNFEKFLLGKDGRVLARFSPRTAPDDPAVIQAIEKALS; encoded by the coding sequence ATGAGTGCTTTCCACGACCTTAAACTGACAGCGCTGGATGGTCAGGAGCTTCCTCTGGCGCCCTTCAAAGGGCAAGTCGTGCTGGTGGTCAATGTTGCCTCCAAATGTGGCCTGACGCCTCAATACGCGGCGTTGGAAAATCTCTATCAGCAATACAAGGACAAGGGCTTCAGCGTGCTGGGTCTACCCTGCAACCAGTTCGCCGGGCAAGAGCCTGGGACCGAACAGGAAATCCAGGACTTCTGCAGCCTCAACTATGGCGTGACGTTTCCATTGTCCAGCAAGCTGGAAGTGAACGGCCACGACCGTCACCAGCTTTATCGCCTGCTGGCGGGCGAAGGCGCGGAGTTCCCCGGGGACATCACCTGGAACTTCGAAAAGTTCCTGCTCGGCAAGGACGGCCGCGTGCTGGCGCGGTTTTCCCCGCGCACCGCGCCGGATGATCCGGCGGTGATCCAGGCGATCGAAAAAGCGCTGTCCTAG
- a CDS encoding NADH:flavin oxidoreductase, with translation MPAKALFKPFHLGALELPTRVVMAPMTRSFSPGGVPNSKVIEYYRRRAAAGVGLIITEGTTVGHKASNGYPNVPHFYGDAALAGWKKVVDAVHAEGGKIVPQLWHVGNVRRLGTEPDGAVPGYGPTEKLKDGQVVVHGMTQADIDEVIAAFAQAAKDAQSIGMDGVEIHGAHGYLVDQFFWEGSNQRTDGYGGSLANRSRFAIELIRAVRAVVGEGFPIIFRFSQWKQQDYAARLVLTPDALGEFLKPLADAGVDIFHCSTRRFWEPEFEGSELNLAGWTRKLTGKPTITVGSVGLDGEFLQFMVNTDKIAQPASLENLLERLNNEEFDLVAVGRALLVDPDWAQKVREGREQEILPFSREALMTLV, from the coding sequence ATGCCAGCAAAAGCCCTGTTCAAACCCTTCCATCTCGGCGCGCTCGAATTGCCGACCCGGGTGGTGATGGCGCCGATGACCCGTTCGTTTTCACCGGGCGGCGTGCCGAACTCCAAGGTTATCGAATACTACCGTCGCCGTGCGGCGGCCGGGGTCGGCCTGATCATCACCGAGGGCACCACGGTCGGCCACAAGGCGTCCAACGGCTATCCGAACGTACCGCACTTCTACGGCGATGCCGCGCTGGCCGGCTGGAAAAAAGTAGTCGATGCGGTGCACGCCGAAGGCGGCAAGATCGTCCCCCAGCTGTGGCATGTGGGAAACGTACGCCGCCTCGGTACCGAGCCGGATGGCGCCGTGCCGGGCTATGGTCCAACTGAAAAACTCAAGGACGGCCAAGTCGTGGTCCACGGCATGACCCAGGCGGACATCGATGAAGTCATCGCCGCCTTTGCCCAAGCGGCAAAAGACGCCCAGAGCATCGGCATGGACGGCGTGGAAATCCACGGTGCCCATGGCTACCTGGTGGACCAGTTCTTCTGGGAAGGCAGTAACCAGCGCACCGACGGCTACGGCGGCAGCCTGGCCAACCGTTCCCGCTTTGCGATCGAGCTGATTCGTGCGGTGCGCGCCGTGGTGGGCGAGGGCTTCCCGATCATTTTCCGCTTCTCCCAATGGAAGCAGCAGGATTACGCAGCGCGTCTGGTACTGACGCCCGATGCGCTGGGAGAATTCCTCAAGCCATTGGCTGACGCAGGCGTGGATATTTTCCACTGTTCGACACGCCGGTTCTGGGAACCGGAGTTCGAAGGCTCGGAGCTGAACCTGGCTGGCTGGACCCGCAAGCTCACCGGCAAACCGACCATCACCGTCGGCAGCGTCGGCCTGGATGGCGAGTTCCTCCAGTTCATGGTCAACACCGATAAAATTGCCCAGCCGGCCAGCCTGGAAAACCTGCTGGAGCGTTTGAACAATGAAGAGTTCGACCTCGTGGCAGTGGGACGCGCATTGCTGGTGGATCCGGACTGGGCGCAAAAAGTCCGGGAAGGGCGCGAGCAAGAGATCCTGCCGTTCAGCCGCGAGGCATTGATGACGCTGGTTTGA
- a CDS encoding glycosyltransferase family 4 protein: MASVDTGAMTTLLHVTLVTETFAPEINGVANTLGRLYDGLRARGHRVELIRPRQAGDQGHASDDQLLLCRGWPLPGYPGLQWGQASMHKLLRRWKRHRPDVLYIATEGPLGLSALRAARRLGISVVSGFHTNFQQYTQQYGLGLLSRLLTHYLRWFHNRSSLTLVPSVSQRLELERRHFERVALLSRGVDSQLFHPAKRSAALREAWGLDEGDIAVIHVGRLAPEKNLGLLKRSFDTLCNAFATQRIKLVIIGDGPQRPALEQQLPGAIFCGAQRGEALAAHYASGDVFVFPSLTETFGNVVLEALASGLGVVAYDQAAAAQHIRHGYNGVLAMPGDEDAFCDAARWLLEEREALRCVRLNARQHASRQGWASIIEQFETLLRGVCVGEQGLPAAPTVR; encoded by the coding sequence ATGGCCTCGGTCGACACTGGGGCCATGACCACACTCTTGCATGTCACCCTCGTCACTGAAACCTTTGCGCCGGAAATCAATGGCGTCGCCAATACCCTGGGGCGCCTTTACGACGGCTTGCGAGCCCGTGGGCACCGCGTGGAGCTGATCCGCCCCCGCCAGGCCGGAGATCAAGGCCACGCCAGCGACGATCAACTGCTGCTGTGCCGAGGCTGGCCTTTGCCGGGATATCCGGGTTTGCAGTGGGGGCAGGCTTCGATGCACAAGCTGCTCAGGCGCTGGAAACGTCATCGCCCAGACGTCTTGTATATTGCCACCGAAGGCCCCTTGGGCTTGTCGGCGTTGCGGGCAGCGCGGCGCCTGGGTATCTCGGTGGTCAGCGGCTTCCACACCAACTTCCAGCAATACACCCAGCAATATGGCCTCGGCTTGTTGAGTCGGCTGTTGACCCATTACCTGCGCTGGTTTCACAACCGCTCGAGCCTGACCCTGGTGCCCAGTGTCAGCCAGCGCCTGGAGCTGGAACGTCGGCATTTTGAGCGCGTGGCCTTGTTGTCCCGCGGCGTGGACAGCCAACTGTTTCATCCGGCCAAACGCTCGGCCGCCCTGCGCGAAGCCTGGGGCCTGGACGAAGGTGATATCGCAGTGATCCATGTCGGACGCCTGGCGCCGGAGAAAAACCTGGGGCTGCTCAAGCGCAGTTTCGACACCCTGTGTAACGCTTTTGCGACACAGCGAATCAAACTGGTGATCATTGGTGACGGTCCGCAGCGGCCTGCCCTCGAACAGCAATTGCCCGGGGCGATCTTCTGTGGAGCCCAGCGTGGCGAAGCGTTGGCCGCCCATTACGCGTCTGGGGATGTATTCGTTTTTCCGAGCCTGACCGAAACCTTCGGTAACGTCGTGCTGGAAGCGCTGGCATCCGGGCTGGGCGTGGTGGCCTACGATCAGGCCGCGGCGGCGCAACACATCCGTCACGGTTACAACGGGGTGCTGGCGATGCCGGGGGATGAAGATGCATTCTGCGACGCGGCCCGCTGGCTGCTGGAAGAACGCGAGGCCTTGCGTTGCGTGAGGCTCAATGCGCGCCAGCATGCCAGTCGCCAGGGTTGGGCCTCGATCATCGAGCAGTTCGAGACGCTGCTGCGCGGCGTGTGTGTCGGCGAGCAGGGCCTGCCCGCTGCGCCGACGGTGCGCTAA
- the cysZ gene encoding sulfate transporter CysZ, with protein sequence MPAPVLSGPQYLREGLKLVLSPGLRLFVLLPLTINLVLFVGLIYLAGHQFSLWVDTLMPSLPEWLSFLSYILWPLFVVLVGLMVFFTFTMLANIIAAPFNGFLAEKVEVVVRGTDDFPAFSWGELIAMVPRTLAREARKLGYFVPRALGLFVLSFIPVLNIVAAPLWLLFGIWMMAIQYIDYPADNHKLGWNEMLAWLREKRWQSLGFGGSVYLVLLIPVVNVLMMPAAVAGATLFWVREQGAETALARQG encoded by the coding sequence ATGCCCGCCCCCGTCTTGTCCGGTCCGCAATATTTGCGAGAAGGTCTCAAGCTGGTCCTGAGCCCCGGCTTGCGCCTGTTTGTATTGCTGCCGCTGACGATCAACCTGGTGCTGTTCGTCGGGCTGATCTACCTGGCCGGCCACCAGTTCAGCCTGTGGGTCGACACGCTGATGCCGTCGCTGCCGGAGTGGCTGAGCTTCCTGAGCTACATTCTCTGGCCATTGTTCGTCGTACTGGTGGGGCTGATGGTGTTTTTCACCTTCACCATGCTCGCCAATATCATCGCGGCGCCCTTCAACGGATTTCTCGCCGAGAAAGTCGAAGTGGTAGTGCGCGGCACTGATGATTTTCCCGCGTTCAGCTGGGGCGAACTGATCGCCATGGTTCCCCGCACCCTGGCCCGGGAAGCGCGCAAGCTCGGCTATTTCGTGCCGCGAGCCCTGGGGCTGTTCGTGCTGTCGTTCATCCCGGTGCTCAATATCGTTGCCGCGCCGCTGTGGCTGTTGTTTGGCATCTGGATGATGGCGATCCAGTACATCGACTACCCGGCGGACAACCACAAGCTGGGCTGGAACGAAATGCTCGCCTGGCTACGGGAGAAACGCTGGCAGAGCCTGGGCTTTGGCGGCAGCGTGTACCTGGTGCTGCTGATCCCGGTGGTCAACGTCCTGATGATGCCGGCGGCGGTCGCCGGGGCGACGTTGTTCTGGGTGCGCGAGCAAGGTGCCGAGACGGCGTTGGCCCGGCAGGGTTGA